In a single window of the Subtercola sp. PAMC28395 genome:
- a CDS encoding peptidylprolyl isomerase, with amino-acid sequence MAPSNSERESREAKQRLRNYQARQTVHAGQVSRRKRDNLVSVIVVLVVVIIAIVVQVFYFSGGPGTPVPSPSAAPTPSPTVTPKADANSGDVPPSTLAAGRNWTGTLTLNDVALNFTLDGIAAPQAVSSTISLIKSGFYTNVTCHRLTVTGIFVLQCGDPTGTGSGGPGYYYGPVENAPTDNVYPAGTIAMARQSAQGYSQGSQFFILYQDSTIPADTAGGYTVIGQVTSGMDQLQTSIISAGVTQGTETPAVPTTITSVTVQ; translated from the coding sequence GTGGCACCCAGTAATTCAGAGCGCGAGTCGCGGGAAGCGAAACAGCGGCTGCGCAATTACCAGGCACGTCAGACCGTTCACGCGGGACAGGTGAGCCGGCGCAAGCGCGACAATCTCGTCTCTGTGATCGTCGTGCTGGTTGTCGTGATCATCGCCATCGTTGTGCAGGTCTTCTACTTCTCCGGCGGCCCTGGTACACCCGTACCGTCTCCCTCGGCCGCGCCGACGCCGTCACCGACAGTCACGCCCAAGGCCGACGCGAACAGCGGCGACGTGCCACCGTCGACGCTTGCCGCCGGTCGCAACTGGACCGGCACCCTCACACTGAACGATGTGGCACTGAATTTCACGCTCGATGGAATCGCAGCACCGCAAGCCGTCTCGTCGACGATCTCACTCATCAAGTCGGGTTTCTACACCAATGTGACCTGCCACCGGCTGACGGTGACGGGTATCTTCGTGCTTCAGTGCGGCGACCCGACCGGCACTGGCAGCGGTGGCCCCGGCTACTACTACGGACCAGTCGAGAACGCACCCACCGACAATGTCTACCCCGCGGGCACGATCGCGATGGCTCGCCAGTCAGCGCAGGGCTACAGCCAGGGAAGCCAGTTCTTCATCCTCTACCAGGACAGCACCATTCCTGCGGACACGGCCGGGGGCTACACCGTGATCGGCCAGGTCACGAGCGGAATGGACCAGTTGCAGACCTCCATCATCTCTGCTGGCGTGACCCAGGGGACGGAGACGCCGGCCGTACCCACCACGATCACCAGCGTCACCGTGCAGTAG